The following proteins are co-located in the Argopecten irradians isolate NY chromosome 9, Ai_NY, whole genome shotgun sequence genome:
- the LOC138330747 gene encoding uncharacterized protein, which translates to MKICRSSKKFLVGICTCFIFIFIFLTSHNVPQNPWTTKANVRQPTTTKAEVRQPSTTYAETHQVTAAKEETQKHTSTKSPLITLFTSWKTFPERYGVYNNTLRNWPSLRPYANIVLFTNDTIQDEYQQLGWTVLPLKRSIKGGAVLKYMFMEAMELYPNSKLFGFSNGDLLFTGSFIDTLQAITKSSSLVNKTYMVVGRRMDKTKITSEEARSWPSITKAGKRGTLMPPTYGIDYFITTPNYHWRNVPEVQIGRYYYDNWIVYDARRNGCVVIDATKSLLAVHQDAPKAKGILYLDNNYSYINNTKSKLMKGVVPCSGYYTIQRGATTHLETSKTLPRFCQI; encoded by the coding sequence ATGAAAATCTGCAGATCAAGTAAGAAATTCCTTGTTGGAATTTGCAcgtgtttcattttcattttcattttcctaACATCACATAATGTTCCTCAAAATCCTTGGACAACAAAAGCAAACGTCCGTCAACCTACTACAACAAAAGCAGAAGTCCGTCAACCTTCAACAACATATGCAGAAACTCATCAAGTAACTGCAGCAAAAGAAGAAACCCAAAAACACACTTCAACAAAATCTCCACTGATCACATTGTTTACATCCTGGAAAACATTCCCAGAAAGGTACGGTGTCTATAACAATACGTTACGTAACTGGCCGAGTCTACGACCCTATGCTAATATCGTATTGTTTACCAATGATACAATTCAAGATGAGTATCAACAGTTAGGTTGGACCGTGCTACCGCTCAAACGATCGATCAAAGGCGGTGCCGTTTTGAAGTATATGTTCATGGAAGCAATGGAGTTATACCCGAATTCAAAGCTCTTTGGATTCTCGAACGGAGATTTACTTTTTACTGGCTCGTTTATTGACACGCTACAAGCTATAACAAAGTCATCCTCATTGGTCAATAAGACGTACATGGTAGTTGGCCGTCGAATGGATAAAACTAAGATCACGAGTGAAGAAGCAAGGTCATGGCCAAGTATAACTAAGGCAGGGAAACGAGGGACGCTGATGCCGCCTACATATGGAATCGACTACTTTATCACCACGCCTAACTACCACTGGAGAAATGTACCGGAAGTTCAAATCGGCCGATATTATTACGACAACTGGATAGTTTATGACGCGCGACGAAATGGATGCGTAGTTATTGACGCGACAAAAAGTCTTCTGGCAGTCCATCAAGACGCGCCTAAAGCTAAAGGTATCCTTTATTTGGACAATAACTACAGTTATATCAACAATACCAAAAGTAAGCTTATGAAAGGTGTGGTTCCATGTAGTGGTTATTATACCATACAAAGAGGTGCTACCACACACCTCGAAACAAGTAAAACATTACCCcgtttttgtcaaatttaa